In Brachypodium distachyon strain Bd21 chromosome 2, Brachypodium_distachyon_v3.0, whole genome shotgun sequence, one genomic interval encodes:
- the LOC100844985 gene encoding acyl transferase 7: MAAAKKSVSRLAQRLVLPAEPTPSGPLRLSWLDRYPTQMALIESLHVFKPAPARHADACPGPARTIERALAQALVRYYPLAGRLAFTDDGGQSHVDCGGPRSGVWFTEAEAACGLEDVDYLEHPMMISKDELLPPTPAAEEGDERRLVLLVQVTSFACGGFVVGFRFSHAVADGPGAAQFMAAVGDLARGAESLSMEPQWGRDAVPDPAGAVVGALPDPAGAKRLEYLAMDISADYIDHFKAQYNSTNNGGARCSAFEVLVAKAWQSRTRAAGFDPSTTVHLCFAMNARPLLHASLPSAGAGFYGNCYYIMRVSAPAGKVSGSSVPEVVKIIKDGKRRMPAEFARWASGEAGAGGEDPYRITSDYRTLLVSDWTRLGFAEVDYGWGPPAHVVPLTNLDYIATCILVKPWAHKPGARLITQCVTPDRVAAFHQGMLDMN, encoded by the coding sequence ATGGCGGCAGCCAAGAAGTCCGTATCACGGCTGGCGCAGCGGCTGGTGCTCCCGGCCGAGCCCACGCCGTCCGGCCCGCTCCGCCTCTCCTGGCTCGACCGCTACCCGACCCAGATGGCACTCATCGAGTCGCTCCACGTCTTCAAGCCCGCCCCCGCCCGCCACGCCGACGCCtgccccggcccggcccgcaCCATCGAGCGGGCCCTGGCCCAGGCCCTGGTCCGCTACTAcccgctcgccggccgcctcgcctTCACCGACGACGGCGGGCAGTCCCACGTGGACTGCGGCGGGCCCCGCAGCGGCGTGTGGTTCACCGAGGCCGAAGCGGCGTGCGGGCTGGAGGACGTCGACTACCTGGAGCACCCCATGATGATCTCCAaggacgagctcctcccgcccacgcccgccgccgaggagggcGACGAGCGGAGGCTCGTCCTTCTCGTCCAGGTCACCTCCTTCGCCTGCGGCGGCTTCGTCGTCGGGTTCCGCTTCAgccacgccgtcgccgacggccccggcgccgcgcAGTTCATGGCCGCTGTCGGAGACCTCGCCCGCGGGGCAGAGTCCCTGTCAATGGAGCCGCAGTGGGGCCGCGACGCGGTCCCTGAcccggccggcgccgtcgtgggAGCTCTCCCGGACCCCGCCGGCGCGAAGCGGCTCGAGTACCTGGCCATGGACATCTCCGCGGACTACATCGACCACTTCAAAGCCCAGtacaactccaccaacaatgGCGGCGCCCGGTGCTCGGCGTTCGAGGTGCTGGTGGCCAAGGCGTGGCAGAGCCGCACCCGCGCGGCCGGCTTCGACCCATCCACCACCGTCCACCTCTGCTTCGCCATGAACGCCCGCCCGCTGCTCCACGCGTCGCTCCCCTCCGCCGGCGCTGGCTTCTACGGCAACTGCTACTACATCATGCGCGTGTCCGCGCCCGCGGGGAAAGTCTCGGGTTCCTCCGTGCCCGAGGTCGTGAAGATCATCAAGGACGGGAAGCGACGGATGCCGGCGGAGTTCGCGCGGTGGGCGAGcggggaggccggcgccggaggggaAGACCCGTACCGGATCACGTCGGACTACCGGACGCTGCTGGTGTCGGACTGGACCAGGCTCGGGTTCGCCGAGGTCGACTACGGCTGGGGACCCCCGGCGCATGTCGTGCCGTTGACGAACCTCGACTACATCGCCACCTGCATCCTGGTGAAGCCATGGGCGCACAAGCCCGGGGCAAGGCTCATCACCCAGTGCGTCACGCCTGACAGAGTAGCTGCGTTCCACCAGGGCATGCTCGACATGAACTGA